A region of the Deltaproteobacteria bacterium genome:
GCTCGGCAACCACGACGGTGGTGGCGCGCGACAACCAGACCGTGGTGATCGGCGGCCTGATCTCCGACGACATGGACAACAGCCACAGTCGGGTGCCGTTCCTCGGCGATATTCCCGTCTTGGGCAATCTCATGCGCAACACCAGCTCGCGCCGCGAGAAGATCAACCTGCTCATATTCCTGACGCCGCATATCGTGCGCAGCGAAGAAGACCAGCGCCGCCTGTCGCTCGAACAGCGCGATCGCTTGAAAGCATTCATGGAAGAGCAGCGCATCCCGAACAAGCGCACCGAAGTGCTCGACCGGCCCTCGTGGGAGACCCTGCCGCCGCCGGCAAAGGGCGGCGAGAAGAGCGACGAGAACGGCTCCAACTCCAATGGGCAGCCGCCCGCGGCGGGCTCCACCCCGCCGCTCAACGGCGCCGCCGTGGAGCCGCCTCGCTACGCGCTGCTGGCGAGCTTCTGGGAACACGGAAAGGCACCGGCAAGTCTGGCCGCTGCTAATGGCTTGGTGCCGCTGGCGCTGCCGGAGGACTCGGAGCTGCGTGGCCTGTTCGTCCGGGGCCAGGACGTCCGCTTTGAGAGCGACACCTACACCGCCTTCTTCCACTGCCTCGATACCTTTACCACCCAGGAGGAGGCATTGGTGGTTTACCCCGAAGGCCTGCGGGTGAGCGGCGAGCCGCGCGAGCTGCTACACTGGCGCGATCTCGCGAGTGACGCCTCGGCGCGCAACGCGCACTCGTGGACCGCGGCGCATTAAACACCCCATGGCTGTCGCAACCAGGTCGCTGGAGGCCTTTCTCATCGAGCACGGCGGCGTCTCCGCCGCTACGCTTGACAAGGCGCGCGAACGCCAACGCGACGGCCGCGGCCTCGGCGACGTGCTCCAGGAAATGGGCGCCATCGATAGCCGCACCTGGGCTCATGCCCTGGCCGAACACTACGGCCTGCCGTTTGCCGACCGCCTGCCCGACAATCCCGAGACCGTCAAGCTCATCAGTGCTCTGCCGATCAACTTCGCCAAGCGCTACCAGCTGCTGCCGATCGGTGTCGACGGCGATTGGCTGACTGTCGCCAGCGCCGACCCCGGTAACTTCGGGCCGATCGACGATGTGCGGCTGCTGTTGCGCCACCCGGTGCGCGTGCTGGTGGTGCCCGCTCCGGTAGTAGAGGCGGCCATCAACCGCGCCTACGACCAGGCCTCGGGTTCCGCCTCGGAGCTTATGGAAGGCCTCGAAGGCGAACGCCTCGACCTGCTCGCCACCGAACTCGAACACGAACCGCGCGACCTCCTCGAAGCCGACGAAGAAGCCCCCATCATCCGGTTGGTTAACTCGTTGCTGTTTCAGGCGGTCAAGGATCGCGCCAGCGATATTCACATCGAGCCCTTCGAGCGCGATCTGGCGGTGCGCTTCCGCATCGATGGCATCCTCTATGACATCCTTTCGCCGCCGAAGCGCTTCCAGCCCATCATCACCTCGCGCGTCAAGATCATGGCCGGGCTCAACATCGCCGAAAAGCGGCTGCCGCAAGACGGGCGCATTCGCATCCGCCTGGCGGGCAAGGACGTCGATATCCGTGTCTCGATCGTACCCACCGCCTTCGGCGAGCGCGTGGTGATGCGCTTGCTCGATCGCGCCAGCACACTGTTGCAACTCGAAGACCTCGGCTTGATCGGCAACAAGCATGACCTGGTCGATAAGCTGATACGGCAGACCCACGGCATCATCCTGGTCACCGGGCCGACCGGTAGCGGCAAGACCACCACGCTCTATGCCGCGCTATCCAAAATCAACACCACCGACAAGAACATCATCACCATCGAGGACCCGATCGAGTACCAGCTGCACGGGGTCGGGCAGATTCAGGTCAATCCCAAGATCGAGCTGACGTTCGCCAGCGGTCTGCGCTCGGTTCTGCGCCAGGACCCGGACGTCATCATGGTCGGTGAAATCCGCGACGTGGAGACGGCTGAAATCGCCATTCAAGCGGCGCTCACCGGCCATCTGGTCTTCTCCACGCTGCACACCAACGACTCCTTCGGTGCCATGACCCGCTTGCTCGACATGGGCATCGAGCCGTTCCTGGTTTCGTCGTCGGTGATTGCGGTGATGGCTCAGCGCTTGGTGCGCCGCGTCTGCCCCGACTGCCGCGTGCCTTACGTTCCCGCGGTCGAGGAGTTGCGCGAGCTCGGTATCCGCCCCGACCGCGCCGCCGGCCGCACCATGTATCGTACCGGCTCCGGCTGTGCCGCTTGCAAGCAGACCGGCTACCGCGGGCGCACCGGCATCCACGAACTGCTGGTGGTTGACGACGAGATCCGCAACCTGATCATGAAGAACGCCGATGCCGCCACCATCCGTCGCGAAGCCACGGGCAAGGGCATGGACACCTTGCGCCAGGACGGGGCGGACAAGGTGATCAACGGAATCACGACGATCGAAGAGATCCTCCGCGTCACGCAAGAGGACCTGGTGTAACGCGGATAGAATGAATGCCGGCGCGACGCGTCGCTAGCAAACAGACATGCCGGTTTACGCCTACAAGGGCCTCACCAACGAAGGCAAGGCCGTCAACGGCATCGTTGACGCCGAGAGCCCCAAGGCGGCCCGGCTCAAGCTGCGCCGCACCGGCGTTTTTCCCACCGACCTGGCTGAAGATCGCACCGGCCGAGTCACGACCAAGACCGCCACGCCGAGTGCCGCCAGCCGCTTCCAACTGAATCTCGGGCTCGGGCAGCTCTTCGAGCGGGTCTCGCCGCAGGACCTAGCCCTGATGACCCGCCAGCTGTCGACCCTGGTGGGTGCCGGCCTGCCGCTGGTCGAGTGCCTGACCGCGTTGATCGAGCAGATCGACAGCGCCCGGCTCAAGCGCACGCTGTCGCGGGTGCGCGAGCAAGTGGTCGAGGGCCGGGCTCTGGCCGAGGCCCTGCGCGAGCATCCGCGCGTATTTTCCGATCTCTACGTCAACATGGTGCGCGCCGGTGAGGCCAGCGGTGCTCTCGACGTCGTGCTGATGCGGCTGGCCGAGTACACCGAGAGCGCGGCGCGGCTGCGCGCCAAAGTGCGCAGCGCGCTCACTTATCCGGTCTTGATGGGCGTGCTCGGCAGCTCGATTCTGCTGTTCCTCATCTCCTATGTCGTTCCGCGCATCACCCGCATCTTCGAGGAGAACAAGCAGGCGCTGCCGGTGATGACGACGATCTTGCTGGCCATCAGCGGCTTCTGCGCCGAGTACTGGTGGGCGATCGTGGGCACGGCGGTCGCCGCCGTCATCTCGGTGCGCGTCTCCATCCGCACCCCGGAAGGGCGCCGGCGCTATGATGCCTACACCTTGCGTATCCCGTACTTCGGCAAGCTGCTCAAGAAGGTGGCGCTGGCGCGCTTCGCGCGCACGCTCTGCACGCTCTTGCGCAGCGGCATCGCCCTGCTGACCTCGCTCGACATCGTCAAGAACGTCGTCGGCAATCTGGTGCTGAGTGACGCCATAGATAACGCCCGCAACAGCATCCGCGAGGGCCAAAGCATCGAGCCGCCGCTGCGCAAGAGCGGCTTGTTCCCGCCGCTGCTGCTGCACATGATCGCCGTCGGCGAGCGCAGCGGCGAGCTCGAGGAAATGCTCTCGCGCGCCGCCGATGCCTACGACAACGACGTCGAGGCCAGCGTCAGCGCCCTCACCAGTATTTTGGAGCCGATGATGATTATTGTGATGGGCGGCGTCGTCTTATTCATCGTGCTGGCAATCCTGGTGCCGATCTTCGAACTCAACCAGCTGGTTCGTTGAACTGCCCTGGGGGCGGTGTTACGCTCAAATCCGTGCCACAAGGAGGACGGTTTCACATGACGCGCGTGCAGGGCCAATCCGGATTCACGCTGATCGAGATCATGGTGGTGGTGTTTATCCTCGGGCTGCTCGTCGCCCTTGTCGGCCCTAAGATCATGGGCCGCACCGACGACGCCCGCGTCGTCAAAGCCAAGGCCGACGTCAAGGGCATCGAAGAGGCGCTGCACTTGTTCAAGCTCGACTGCGGCCGCTACCCCAGCACCGGCGAGGGCTTGGAGGCGCTGGTGGCCCGCGGCGGCGGCAGCAATTGCCGCAAGTATAGCCCCGAGGGCTACCTCGATAAGGTGCCCCACGATCCCTGGGACAACCGCTACGCTTACTTTAGCAACGGCCAGGACATCATCATTAAGTCCTACGGCGCCGATGGCCAAGAGGGCGGCGAAGGCAAGAATGCCGACATCGATAGCCGAGCGCTCGATTGACGATCGGCCGCGCCGGCGCGCGGCCGGCTTCACCCTCATCGAGGTCGCGCTGGTCCTGCTCATCATCTCGATCGTGCTGGCGCTCACTATCCCACGCCTGCGCAGCGTCTCGCGTGCCGAGCTGGGAGCCCAGGCGCGCCGCTTGACCAATACCTTCCGCTTCTTGCGCAGCGAGGCGATTCTGACCGGTCAGATTTGCCAACTGCGCTACGATCTCAACCGCGAACGCTACTGGGTCACCGTTAGTGATCCGGGAGGCGAGAGCAGCGCACCGCTGCGGGCAGGCGGTCCACTTGCCCGCGGCGTCAGCCTGGAGTCGCCCGTCGGCATCAGCGACATCGTCCTCCCCGAGAGCGTCGGCAAGGTCCAAGAAGGGCAGTGGTTGACCAACTTCTATCCCGACGGCACCATCGACCTGACCGTGATCCACATCGACAACGGCACCGATGCCTTCACCCTCTGGGTCAACCCGCTCACCGGCCGGCTCTTCCTCAGCCCGGGCTACCAGGAGGTGGATTATGGCGCCTAGGCCGCGCGGCGGCCGGGGTTTTACCCTCATCGAGGTGCTGGTCGCTGTGGTGATCATTGCCGTTGCCTTCACCTCGTTGCTGGCACTGCAGAATCGCAACTTGGCCCTAGTGGGGCGTGGCCAGAACGTTACCACGGCTACCCTGCTGATGCGCGAGTTGGTGGCCCGCGTCGAGCTCTATCCGGAGTTCTCCGAGCTCGGCACCGCCACCGGCGAGTTCGACGGTTTCCCGGGTTTTCGCTGGGAACGGGATGTGAGTGCGACCACCTTCGAGGAGTTACGCGAGGTCCGACTCCACGTCATGTGGGGCGAGGGTGCGCGGCAGGGCGCAGACTTGCTGTACTATGTTCACCGGGAACCCGAAGCCGCACGCTGAAGCGGGCTTTACGTTGCTCGAGGTGCTGGTCGCCATGACCATCCTCGGCATCATCTTGCTCACCGTCTACGGGGCGCTCTCGCGGGCGCTCTACACTAAGGCCTACGCCGAGGATCGCGCCGAGTTGTACGCCGCCGGTCGCGAGGCGGTGCTGCGAATCGCCGACGACCTCGAGGCCGCGTTGCCCCCGAGGCCGCGCGGGGACCTTGCTTTTCACGGCCTCAGCCACGGCGAGCGGCCGCCGGTCGACGCTGTGCAGTTCAGCCGGCGCACGCACAGCGGCCTGCGGCCGATCGCCTTGCAGAGTGGACGGGCGACGGTGACCTACTCACTCGATCCCCTGGGCGAAGGCAGTAAAGCCTTCGTGCTGCGCCGGGACGAGGTGCCGCTCATGACCGAGTTGCCCGAGGGCGAAGAGGACCTCGCCGGCGACACGCTCGAGGCGCTGCCCACCCCCAAAGCTACGGCTATCTATCTCCTGGACCCGGCCGACTGCACCGAAGGCCGCTTCTGCGTCGTTGGCCTGCGCTTTCGCCACCTCGATCCCATCACCGAGGAGTGGGTCTCGCAGTGGGACTCCACCGAGAAGGAACAGCTCAATCGCCTGCCCGCCGCCACCGAGGTGGCGCTCTACTTGAGCGACAGCAACGGTGCGGTGCACGACTTCTCGACCGTGGTGGATCTCGTGCTGGCGGCCGCCAGCATCCCGACTCCGACGGTGGCGCCCTCCCGGCGCGGTGGCCCGTAATGAGCAACGAGCGCGGCATCGCCCTGGTGATTACCCTGTTGGTGGTAACACTGCTGGTGATCACGGTGGTGGAATTCAGCTATTCCGTGCTGGTGGACCAGCAGCTGGTGCGCAATTCGCTCAGCGCCATGCAGGCCTCGATGCTGGCGCGCTCGGGCATCAATCTGGGCCAGGCGGTGCTGGCGCGCGACAGCGACGACCCCCAAGCCGATTGGTACTTCGAGGACTGGGCCAACCCGGATATCGCGGCTGTGGTCAACCTCGACTCGGACCAACGCCTGCGCGTGCAGGTGGTCGATGAGGGCGGCAAGATCAACGTCAACCGCACCCGCCCGCGTGCCGGCACCCCGCCGCCCCGCTCCGGCCAGCCCAACCTCAGCCAAGACGCCTTCGTGCGCGACGCCTTGCGCCGGCTGTTCGAGGCCAACGAAATCGACGTGCAAATCCCCGATCGCCTGCTCGACTACTGGGGCGTGCAGGATCAGCCGCGTAAACCCGGCGGCGCGCAGCAGCCGGTGGCGGTGGTGGAG
Encoded here:
- the gspE gene encoding type II secretion system ATPase GspE is translated as MAVATRSLEAFLIEHGGVSAATLDKARERQRDGRGLGDVLQEMGAIDSRTWAHALAEHYGLPFADRLPDNPETVKLISALPINFAKRYQLLPIGVDGDWLTVASADPGNFGPIDDVRLLLRHPVRVLVVPAPVVEAAINRAYDQASGSASELMEGLEGERLDLLATELEHEPRDLLEADEEAPIIRLVNSLLFQAVKDRASDIHIEPFERDLAVRFRIDGILYDILSPPKRFQPIITSRVKIMAGLNIAEKRLPQDGRIRIRLAGKDVDIRVSIVPTAFGERVVMRLLDRASTLLQLEDLGLIGNKHDLVDKLIRQTHGIILVTGPTGSGKTTTLYAALSKINTTDKNIITIEDPIEYQLHGVGQIQVNPKIELTFASGLRSVLRQDPDVIMVGEIRDVETAEIAIQAALTGHLVFSTLHTNDSFGAMTRLLDMGIEPFLVSSSVIAVMAQRLVRRVCPDCRVPYVPAVEELRELGIRPDRAAGRTMYRTGSGCAACKQTGYRGRTGIHELLVVDDEIRNLIMKNADAATIRREATGKGMDTLRQDGADKVINGITTIEEILRVTQEDLV
- the gspF gene encoding type II secretion system inner membrane protein GspF, which gives rise to MPVYAYKGLTNEGKAVNGIVDAESPKAARLKLRRTGVFPTDLAEDRTGRVTTKTATPSAASRFQLNLGLGQLFERVSPQDLALMTRQLSTLVGAGLPLVECLTALIEQIDSARLKRTLSRVREQVVEGRALAEALREHPRVFSDLYVNMVRAGEASGALDVVLMRLAEYTESAARLRAKVRSALTYPVLMGVLGSSILLFLISYVVPRITRIFEENKQALPVMTTILLAISGFCAEYWWAIVGTAVAAVISVRVSIRTPEGRRRYDAYTLRIPYFGKLLKKVALARFARTLCTLLRSGIALLTSLDIVKNVVGNLVLSDAIDNARNSIREGQSIEPPLRKSGLFPPLLLHMIAVGERSGELEEMLSRAADAYDNDVEASVSALTSILEPMMIIVMGGVVLFIVLAILVPIFELNQLVR
- the gspG gene encoding type II secretion system major pseudopilin GspG is translated as MTRVQGQSGFTLIEIMVVVFILGLLVALVGPKIMGRTDDARVVKAKADVKGIEEALHLFKLDCGRYPSTGEGLEALVARGGGSNCRKYSPEGYLDKVPHDPWDNRYAYFSNGQDIIIKSYGADGQEGGEGKNADIDSRALD
- a CDS encoding prepilin-type N-terminal cleavage/methylation domain-containing protein, translating into MPTSIAERSIDDRPRRRAAGFTLIEVALVLLIISIVLALTIPRLRSVSRAELGAQARRLTNTFRFLRSEAILTGQICQLRYDLNRERYWVTVSDPGGESSAPLRAGGPLARGVSLESPVGISDIVLPESVGKVQEGQWLTNFYPDGTIDLTVIHIDNGTDAFTLWVNPLTGRLFLSPGYQEVDYGA
- a CDS encoding prepilin-type N-terminal cleavage/methylation domain-containing protein, whose amino-acid sequence is MAPRPRGGRGFTLIEVLVAVVIIAVAFTSLLALQNRNLALVGRGQNVTTATLLMRELVARVELYPEFSELGTATGEFDGFPGFRWERDVSATTFEELREVRLHVMWGEGARQGADLLYYVHREPEAAR
- a CDS encoding prepilin-type N-terminal cleavage/methylation domain-containing protein gives rise to the protein MFTGNPKPHAEAGFTLLEVLVAMTILGIILLTVYGALSRALYTKAYAEDRAELYAAGREAVLRIADDLEAALPPRPRGDLAFHGLSHGERPPVDAVQFSRRTHSGLRPIALQSGRATVTYSLDPLGEGSKAFVLRRDEVPLMTELPEGEEDLAGDTLEALPTPKATAIYLLDPADCTEGRFCVVGLRFRHLDPITEEWVSQWDSTEKEQLNRLPAATEVALYLSDSNGAVHDFSTVVDLVLAAASIPTPTVAPSRRGGP